The proteins below are encoded in one region of Micromonospora sp. DSM 45708:
- the murA gene encoding UDP-N-acetylglucosamine 1-carboxyvinyltransferase produces MTHSLRIPDLTIPVRPDRPTTVGPGDAGDPAVSDVDVIRVRGDARLAGTVHVVGAKNSALKLMAAALLAPGRSVITNVPRITDIAIMGEVLRRLGCGVRFGPDDPVDPMVAGGGRERSRSVVIDVPERPGAEADYDLVRRLRASICVLGPLLARRGHVRVAHPGGDAIGSRGLDMHIAGLARMGAEISGEHGFVIAEAPDGLHGADIVLDFPSVGATENLVMAAVLARGTTTIDNAAREPEIVDICTMLDRMGARISGAGSSTVQIVGVPDLRPVRHATVGDRIVAGTWAFAAAMTRGDVTVTGLDPAYLEVALDKLVSAGGLVETRGDAFRVRMDDRPAAVDVVTLPYPGFATDLLPMAIGLAAVSRGGSLITENIFDGRFMFANEMMRLGAEIRTDGHHALVCGRERLSGAPVRATDIRAGAGLIIAGLCADGLTEVSHVHHVDRGYPDFVADLRALGVEVERGTTPEEPDLAI; encoded by the coding sequence ATGACGCACAGCCTACGGATACCGGACCTGACCATCCCGGTGCGGCCGGACCGGCCGACCACGGTGGGGCCGGGTGACGCCGGCGACCCGGCGGTCAGCGACGTCGACGTCATCCGGGTACGCGGGGACGCCCGGCTGGCCGGCACCGTGCACGTGGTGGGCGCGAAGAACTCCGCGTTGAAGTTGATGGCCGCCGCGCTGCTCGCGCCCGGCCGCAGCGTGATCACCAACGTGCCCCGGATCACCGACATCGCGATCATGGGCGAGGTGCTGCGCCGGCTCGGCTGCGGCGTACGCTTCGGCCCCGACGACCCGGTCGACCCGATGGTCGCCGGCGGCGGCCGGGAGCGGTCCCGCTCGGTCGTCATCGACGTGCCGGAGCGGCCGGGCGCGGAGGCCGACTACGACCTGGTCCGCCGGCTGCGCGCGTCGATCTGTGTGCTCGGCCCGCTGCTGGCCCGGCGCGGGCACGTGCGGGTGGCGCACCCCGGCGGCGACGCGATCGGCTCACGCGGGCTGGACATGCACATCGCCGGGCTGGCCCGGATGGGCGCGGAGATCTCCGGCGAGCACGGCTTCGTCATCGCCGAGGCGCCGGACGGGCTGCACGGCGCGGACATCGTGCTGGACTTCCCGAGCGTGGGCGCCACCGAGAACCTGGTGATGGCGGCGGTGCTGGCCCGGGGCACCACGACGATCGACAACGCGGCCCGGGAGCCGGAGATCGTCGACATCTGCACCATGCTCGACCGGATGGGTGCCCGGATCTCCGGCGCCGGCTCCTCGACGGTGCAGATCGTCGGCGTGCCCGACCTGCGCCCGGTGCGGCACGCCACGGTGGGGGACCGGATCGTGGCCGGCACCTGGGCGTTCGCCGCCGCGATGACCCGGGGCGACGTCACCGTGACCGGCCTCGACCCGGCCTACCTGGAGGTCGCGCTGGACAAGCTGGTCTCGGCCGGCGGCCTGGTGGAGACCCGCGGCGACGCCTTCCGGGTACGGATGGACGACCGGCCGGCGGCGGTGGACGTGGTCACGCTGCCCTATCCGGGTTTCGCCACCGACCTGCTGCCGATGGCGATCGGGCTGGCCGCGGTGAGCAGGGGCGGCTCCCTGATCACGGAGAACATCTTCGACGGCCGGTTCATGTTCGCCAACGAGATGATGCGGCTCGGCGCGGAGATCCGGACCGACGGCCACCACGCGCTGGTCTGCGGACGGGAGCGGCTCTCCGGCGCCCCGGTCCGGGCCACCGACATCCGGGCCGGTGCCGGCCTGATCATCGCCGGGCTCTGCGCGGACGGACTCACCGAGGTCTCGCACGTGCACCACGTCGACCGGGGCTACCCGGACTTCGTGGCGGACCTGCGGGCGCTCGGCGTCGAGGTGGAGCGGGGCACCACGCCGGAGGAACCGGACCTGGCCATCTGA
- a CDS encoding class I SAM-dependent methyltransferase: protein MISDAPTFLGQFARHPFATGAVLPSGSVLARDITAAVPRSGHPLVVELGPGTGAFTRAIQQRLAGRGQHLAVELNPSFAAALARRHSAVEVVRADAASLDRVLTDRHLPAADVVVSGLPWAAFGAGRQLAVLDAVRGALRPGGVFTTFAYRHALATRSARRFRQLLTGAFEEVTIGRTVWANLPPALVYHCRRPVSR, encoded by the coding sequence GTGATCAGCGACGCCCCCACCTTCCTCGGCCAGTTCGCCCGGCACCCGTTCGCCACCGGCGCGGTGTTGCCGAGCGGGTCGGTCCTCGCCCGGGACATCACCGCCGCCGTGCCCCGCAGCGGGCACCCGCTGGTGGTGGAACTCGGCCCCGGCACCGGCGCCTTCACCCGGGCGATCCAGCAGCGGCTGGCCGGACGCGGCCAGCACCTGGCGGTCGAACTCAACCCGAGCTTCGCCGCCGCGCTGGCACGTCGCCACTCCGCCGTCGAGGTGGTACGCGCCGACGCCGCGAGCCTCGACCGGGTGTTGACCGACCGGCACCTCCCCGCCGCCGACGTGGTGGTGAGCGGGCTGCCCTGGGCGGCCTTCGGCGCCGGGCGGCAACTGGCCGTCCTCGACGCGGTGCGGGGGGCGCTACGGCCGGGCGGCGTGTTCACCACGTTCGCGTACCGGCACGCGCTCGCGACCCGGTCCGCCCGCCGCTTCCGGCAACTGCTGACCGGGGCGTTCGAGGAGGTGACGATCGGGCGGACGGTCTGGGCGAACCTGCCGCCGGCCCTGGTCTACCACTGTCGTCGACCGGTGAGCCGCTGA
- a CDS encoding 3-hydroxyacyl-CoA dehydrogenase family protein: MAGRLAVVGAGLMGSGIAQVAAQAGWQVTLRDVDDAATRRGVDGIRKSLAKFAEKGKIEASDVEATLGRITPTTELEAAADADIVVEAVFEKIEIKHEVFRALDKICKADAVLATNTSAIPVTQIATATERPESVVGTHFFSPVPMMKLCELVRGYKTSDATMDTARSFAEEIGKTVVVVNRDIAGFVTTRLICALAMEAVKLVESGVISAEDLDTACKLGFGHAMGPLATVDLTGVDVLLNATRNIYTDTADEKFFPPELLQRMATAGDLGRKSGQGFYPY, encoded by the coding sequence ATGGCGGGTCGACTCGCGGTCGTCGGTGCCGGGCTGATGGGCTCGGGCATCGCCCAGGTGGCGGCGCAGGCGGGCTGGCAGGTGACGCTGCGCGACGTCGACGACGCGGCCACCAGGCGGGGCGTCGACGGCATCCGGAAGTCGCTGGCGAAGTTCGCCGAGAAGGGGAAGATCGAGGCGTCCGACGTCGAGGCCACGCTGGGCCGGATCACCCCGACCACCGAGCTGGAGGCGGCGGCCGACGCGGACATCGTGGTCGAGGCGGTCTTCGAGAAGATCGAGATCAAGCACGAGGTGTTCCGCGCGCTGGACAAGATCTGCAAGGCGGACGCGGTGCTGGCCACCAACACCTCGGCCATCCCGGTCACCCAGATCGCCACCGCCACCGAGCGCCCGGAGTCGGTGGTCGGCACCCACTTCTTCTCGCCGGTGCCGATGATGAAGCTCTGCGAACTGGTCCGGGGCTACAAGACCAGCGACGCGACCATGGACACCGCCCGGTCGTTCGCCGAGGAGATCGGCAAGACCGTCGTGGTGGTCAACCGGGACATCGCCGGTTTCGTCACCACCCGGCTGATCTGCGCGCTGGCGATGGAGGCGGTCAAGCTGGTGGAGTCCGGCGTGATCTCCGCCGAGGACCTGGACACCGCCTGCAAGCTGGGCTTCGGGCACGCCATGGGTCCGCTGGCCACGGTCGACCTGACCGGCGTGGACGTGTTGCTCAACGCCACCCGCAACATCTACACCGACACGGCCGACGAGAAGTTCTTCCCGCCGGAGCTGCTCCAGCGCATGGCCACCGCCGGTGACCTGGGCCGCAAGAGCGGCCAGGGCTTCTACCCGTACTGA
- a CDS encoding response regulator transcription factor — translation MIRVLVVDDQTLVRAGVGLVLRTAGGFEVVGEAGDGHEAVRLAERLRPDVILMDLRMPRLDGIEATRRILRQQPAARVLVLTTFADDANVYGALGAGAQGYLVKDGAPEELVDAVRRAALGEPLLAPPVLARVLRRALAAHDRDRTPDPAAAGLGLLSPREREVLALVGAGLSNAEIAARLHLGVTTVKTHVSAAMEKLELRNRVQAAVVAHRLGLVDDGFNPRPDPGGP, via the coding sequence ATGATCAGAGTGTTGGTGGTCGACGACCAGACGCTGGTCCGGGCCGGGGTGGGCCTGGTGCTGCGGACGGCCGGGGGCTTCGAGGTGGTGGGCGAGGCCGGCGACGGCCACGAGGCGGTCCGGCTCGCCGAGCGGCTGCGGCCGGACGTGATCCTGATGGATCTGCGGATGCCCCGGCTGGACGGCATCGAGGCGACCCGGCGGATCCTGCGGCAGCAGCCGGCGGCCCGGGTGCTGGTGTTGACCACGTTCGCGGACGACGCGAACGTCTACGGTGCGCTCGGCGCGGGCGCGCAGGGCTACCTGGTGAAGGACGGCGCCCCCGAGGAGTTGGTCGACGCGGTCCGGCGGGCCGCCCTGGGTGAGCCGCTGCTCGCCCCGCCGGTGCTGGCCCGGGTGCTGCGCCGCGCGCTCGCCGCGCACGACCGCGACCGCACCCCCGATCCGGCCGCCGCGGGGCTCGGCCTGCTCAGCCCCCGGGAGCGGGAGGTGCTGGCGCTGGTCGGGGCGGGGCTGTCGAACGCGGAGATCGCGGCCCGGCTGCACCTCGGCGTGACCACCGTGAAGACGCACGTCTCGGCCGCGATGGAGAAGTTGGAGCTGCGGAACCGGGTGCAGGCCGCGGTGGTGGCCCACCGGCTCGGTCTGGTCGACGACGGGTTCAACCCGAGGCCGGATCCGGGGGGACCCTAG
- a CDS encoding DedA family protein, with protein MTFLDSLVDRLDTLPPGLLLLVAAAVLAGEVGLLVGLVLPAATTMLTVGLLARAGRVDLGVALAVTTTAAFVGDQLGYLEGRLLGPRLRRGPVGRWVGEHRWRRAEELVAARGGTAVLLGRWTAFVRTLVPRVAGAAGLPYRRFVVFDGLAVVVWVPGTVLVGWAAGGLPAGLPAAAGVAVAVAVALAVAFRRLRVRRRRAPRRACSGPVPVRAGGTRRRPGSRRPGEGRTAPVRRGAVDRC; from the coding sequence ATGACCTTCCTGGATTCCCTGGTGGACCGGCTCGACACCCTGCCGCCGGGCCTCCTGCTGCTGGTCGCGGCGGCGGTGCTCGCCGGCGAGGTGGGGCTGCTGGTCGGGCTGGTGCTGCCGGCCGCGACCACCATGCTGACGGTCGGGCTGCTGGCCCGTGCCGGGCGCGTCGACCTGGGAGTCGCGCTGGCGGTGACCACCACCGCCGCGTTCGTCGGGGACCAGCTCGGTTATCTGGAGGGGCGGCTGCTCGGCCCTCGCCTGCGCCGTGGACCGGTCGGCCGGTGGGTGGGGGAACACCGCTGGCGGCGGGCCGAGGAACTGGTCGCCGCCCGGGGCGGGACCGCGGTGCTGCTGGGGCGCTGGACCGCGTTCGTCCGCACGCTGGTGCCCCGGGTGGCCGGGGCGGCCGGACTGCCGTACCGCCGGTTCGTGGTCTTCGACGGCCTGGCGGTCGTCGTCTGGGTGCCCGGCACGGTGCTGGTGGGCTGGGCGGCCGGCGGTCTGCCGGCCGGCCTCCCGGCCGCCGCCGGGGTCGCGGTGGCGGTGGCGGTCGCGCTCGCGGTGGCGTTCCGCCGCCTGCGGGTACGCCGACGGCGCGCACCGCGCCGCGCCTGCTCCGGGCCGGTGCCCGTGCGGGCGGGCGGCACCCGTCGCCGGCCGGGTTCCCGCCGCCCGGGGGAGGGTCGGACCGCGCCCGTCCGGCGGGGCGCGGTCGACCGCTGCTGA
- a CDS encoding sensor histidine kinase has protein sequence MRGGRWTWWPELLLGLGTAVLGLISSWTAIPGIPHEAWAAVFAVLAGVALVGVRRWPWPVLLATSALMLAADAVGVTGADTAQIAAAVALGYVAYRSDWPGTAAAYVLFLTVTLVNVIDPGNTELLRGGLGVLRLVMVAGIAAAPVAFGRYLSGVRQAARAAEERAREAEERRATEARMVRLTERTAIARDLHDIVAHHVAAIALRAGAARYAVQHTGRPDEAVLALGELRDTAGRVLDELRELLGVLRDPDAVAPAESQVDPAQVIRDAARRVREAGLAVQVRMPEVLHMPLVGGTTAARVVQEALTNSLKHAGPGAIVSVDVQVVDGALLIEVLDSGPARPGPRLPASGHGLRGMRERVGLLGGTLVAGHTDGGGWRVRARLPIRENE, from the coding sequence GTGAGGGGCGGGCGGTGGACCTGGTGGCCCGAGCTGCTGCTCGGGCTCGGCACGGCCGTCCTGGGACTGATCAGTAGCTGGACCGCTATCCCCGGCATCCCGCACGAGGCGTGGGCGGCTGTCTTCGCGGTGCTCGCCGGCGTGGCCCTCGTCGGAGTTCGCCGCTGGCCGTGGCCGGTGCTGCTCGCCACGTCGGCGTTGATGCTCGCCGCCGACGCGGTGGGGGTGACCGGCGCGGACACCGCCCAGATCGCCGCCGCGGTCGCGCTGGGCTACGTGGCGTACCGGTCGGACTGGCCGGGCACAGCCGCCGCGTACGTGCTCTTTCTGACGGTGACGCTGGTCAACGTGATCGACCCGGGCAACACGGAGCTGCTCCGTGGCGGCCTCGGGGTGCTCCGGCTGGTGATGGTGGCCGGGATCGCCGCCGCGCCGGTGGCCTTCGGCCGCTACCTGAGCGGGGTGCGCCAGGCGGCGAGAGCGGCCGAGGAGCGGGCCCGGGAGGCGGAGGAGCGGCGGGCGACGGAGGCGCGGATGGTCCGGCTGACCGAGCGGACCGCCATCGCCCGGGATCTGCACGACATCGTCGCCCACCACGTCGCGGCGATCGCGCTGCGGGCCGGCGCTGCCCGGTACGCGGTGCAGCACACCGGCCGCCCCGACGAGGCGGTGCTGGCGCTCGGTGAGCTGCGGGACACCGCCGGCCGGGTGCTGGACGAGCTGCGGGAGCTGCTGGGGGTGCTCCGCGACCCGGACGCGGTCGCGCCGGCCGAGTCGCAGGTCGATCCGGCCCAGGTGATCCGGGATGCGGCCCGGCGGGTGCGGGAGGCCGGCCTGGCGGTGCAGGTACGGATGCCGGAGGTGCTGCACATGCCGCTGGTGGGGGGCACGACCGCGGCCCGGGTGGTGCAGGAGGCGCTGACCAACAGCCTGAAGCACGCCGGACCGGGCGCGATCGTCTCGGTCGACGTCCAGGTGGTCGACGGCGCGCTCCTGATCGAGGTGCTGGACAGCGGTCCGGCGCGCCCGGGTCCCCGGCTACCGGCCTCCGGGCACGGCCTGCGCGGGATGCGGGAGCGGGTCGGTCTGCTCGGTGGGACGCTCGTCGCGGGACACACCGACGGCGGCGGCTGGCGGGTCCGGGCGCGGCTGCCGATCAGGGAGAACGAATGA
- a CDS encoding cob(I)yrinic acid a,c-diamide adenosyltransferase, which produces MAVHLTRIYTKAGDAGMTRLSNNEQVPKTDPRIAAYADVDECNASIGVALALGQLPDELRGVLESVQNDMFDVGADLATPVEPDPEYPPLRVTEEYVERLEGWCDEFNARLGKLDSFILPGGTAGAALLHVARTTARRAERAAWALVAHDPDRTSPLPAKYLNRLSDLLFILSRTANPGGDVLWVPGGKR; this is translated from the coding sequence ATGGCCGTCCACCTCACGCGCATCTACACCAAGGCCGGCGACGCCGGCATGACCAGGCTGAGCAACAACGAGCAGGTGCCGAAGACCGATCCGCGGATCGCCGCGTACGCGGACGTCGACGAGTGCAACGCCTCGATCGGCGTCGCGCTCGCCCTCGGGCAGCTCCCGGACGAGCTGCGGGGGGTGCTGGAGTCCGTGCAGAACGACATGTTCGACGTCGGCGCGGACCTGGCGACGCCGGTCGAGCCGGATCCGGAGTACCCGCCGCTGCGGGTCACCGAGGAGTACGTCGAACGCCTCGAGGGCTGGTGCGACGAGTTCAACGCGCGCCTGGGCAAGCTCGACTCCTTCATCCTCCCCGGCGGCACCGCGGGCGCGGCGCTGCTGCACGTGGCACGGACGACCGCCCGGCGCGCCGAGCGTGCGGCATGGGCGTTGGTCGCGCACGACCCCGATCGGACCAGTCCTCTCCCGGCAAAGTATCTCAACCGGCTCTCCGATCTCCTCTTTATCCTGTCAAGAACGGCCAATCCGGGCGGCGACGTGCTATGGGTGCCGGGCGGGAAGCGCTGA
- a CDS encoding alpha/beta hydrolase, with protein sequence MARTLSRRTLLTAGAGIAGAGLVGGLAARQLSGPRPGSGPALPDAPAGDERLIRIASAARGREVDFWTAVPDGYGDGRGLPVCLVLHGASATPRDFGRFGLARFLTDAVRRGAPPFALAGAAGGRLSWRPSGDDDPQRMVREELPTWCARRGFDSSRLAVWGWSMGGFGALLLAETYPDWLRMVAAFSPAVGRGDAVFTGVDKLRGTPVGLWCGRQDNFLSDVRALARMLPERPVRAAWADGRHNFGYWGTVIPDAFALLGAALTPPRT encoded by the coding sequence ATGGCACGCACGTTGAGCCGGCGGACCCTGCTGACCGCCGGTGCCGGGATCGCCGGCGCCGGCCTGGTCGGCGGCCTGGCCGCCCGGCAACTGTCCGGACCCCGGCCCGGGTCGGGGCCCGCCCTGCCGGACGCGCCGGCCGGCGACGAGCGGCTGATCCGCATCGCCTCCGCCGCGCGAGGCCGGGAGGTGGACTTCTGGACCGCCGTGCCGGACGGCTACGGCGACGGCCGCGGCCTGCCCGTCTGCCTGGTCCTGCACGGTGCCTCGGCCACCCCGCGCGACTTCGGCCGGTTCGGGCTGGCCCGCTTCCTCACCGACGCGGTACGCCGTGGCGCCCCGCCGTTCGCGCTCGCCGGGGCCGCCGGTGGTCGGCTCTCCTGGCGCCCGTCGGGCGACGACGACCCGCAGCGGATGGTGCGCGAGGAACTGCCCACCTGGTGCGCCCGGCGCGGCTTCGACAGCAGCAGGCTGGCCGTCTGGGGCTGGTCGATGGGGGGCTTCGGGGCGCTGCTGCTCGCCGAGACGTACCCGGACTGGCTGCGGATGGTCGCGGCCTTCTCACCGGCGGTCGGTCGTGGCGACGCGGTCTTCACCGGCGTGGACAAGCTGCGCGGCACGCCGGTCGGGCTCTGGTGCGGCCGGCAGGACAACTTCCTCTCCGACGTCCGCGCGCTGGCCCGGATGCTGCCCGAACGCCCGGTGCGGGCGGCCTGGGCCGACGGGCGGCACAACTTCGGCTACTGGGGCACCGTCATCCCGGACGCGTTCGCGCTGCTCGGCGCCGCGCTCACCCCGCCCCGGACGTGA